Part of the Arthrobacter gengyunqii genome is shown below.
GACGTCGTACTTATGGACCTGCATACCAGATGCTCTTTCTGTTGAAACTGAGAAAACTTTTTGTGGAGTCCGTCCAAGTAAGGGGCGGACCTGCGGCTAGGCCTTGCAGAAGTCCGCGATCAGGTCGGCGGGGGCGCCGGCGGGGCACGGATCAAAGGTGAAAATCACCAGGGTGCCGAGCACAATGATCACGACGGATGCAACGTAGAGGATGGTCTTCAGCGCCATCCGGGTGGAGTTCTTGTCTGCGTAGTCGTTGATGATCACGCGGACACCGTTGGTTCCGTGGAGCATGGCCAGCCAAAGCATGACCAGGTCCCAGACCTGCCAAAGCGGGCTCGCCCACTTGCCGGCAACAAAACCAAAGTCAATGGCCTTGACGCCGTCGCCCACCATGAGGTTGACGAAGAGGTGGGTGAAGATCAGCACGATGAGGAGGGCACCGGAGATGCGCATGAACAGCCATGCGATCATCTCGAAGTTGCCTTTTCCACCCGCAGTGCGCGCGTACTTGGGGGCGATTCGGCCGGAGCGCGGAGCCTCGACGGAGACGGCTTCGTTGGTTGATGTACTCATGGCTTAGTGACCCCCGAAAATGATGGGAAGGGTACGAACGGAGAAAACGATCATGGTGACCGCCCACAGGCCGACGACGCTCCACAGCATCTGGCGCTGGTACTTGGGGCCCTTCTTCCAGAAGTCAATCAGGATCACACGCACGCCGTTAAAGGCGTGGAACACGATGGCGGCGACGAGGCCGATCTCGCCGAGGCCCATGATGGGGTTCTTGTATGAACCGATCACCACGTTGTAGGCCTCCGGTGAAACACGCACCAGTGAGGTATCCAAAACGTGGACCAAAAGGAAGAAGAAGATCACCACGCCGGTAATACGGTGTGCAACCCACGACCACTGGCCTTCACGGCCGCGGTAGAGCGTGCCTGCTGGTAACTTCGACACTGAATTTTCCTCCCTGCGACGCAGCGGCGCTGGCGTGTTTTCCACGCAGTGATGACGCCGGTGCGACAGCAATATAAGCTCAAGCATAATCTAGGTCCCCCGCTGGGCGCTTTCAATTTAGGTGGCCCTATCATGTGACCCTCGTTACACTGCGTGACACTGATGACTGCGGACTCCGAGCGTCACTC
Proteins encoded:
- a CDS encoding succinate dehydrogenase hydrophobic membrane anchor subunit, which codes for MSTSTNEAVSVEAPRSGRIAPKYARTAGGKGNFEMIAWLFMRISGALLIVLIFTHLFVNLMVGDGVKAIDFGFVAGKWASPLWQVWDLVMLWLAMLHGTNGVRVIINDYADKNSTRMALKTILYVASVVIIVLGTLVIFTFDPCPAGAPADLIADFCKA
- the sdhC gene encoding succinate dehydrogenase, cytochrome b556 subunit, whose translation is MSKLPAGTLYRGREGQWSWVAHRITGVVIFFFLLVHVLDTSLVRVSPEAYNVVIGSYKNPIMGLGEIGLVAAIVFHAFNGVRVILIDFWKKGPKYQRQMLWSVVGLWAVTMIVFSVRTLPIIFGGH